A genome region from Tolypothrix sp. PCC 7712 includes the following:
- a CDS encoding LysR family transcriptional regulator, producing MSDLPFTLDQLRILKAIALEGSFKRAADSLYVSQPAVSLQVQNLERQLDVPLFDRGGRRAQLTEAGHLLLSYGEKILSLCQETCRAIEDLQNLQGGTLIVGASQTTGTYLLPKMIGMFRQKYPDVAVQLHVHSTRRTAWSVANGQVDLAIIGGEIPGELAESLEILPYAEDELVLILPVFHPLTKLETIQKDDLYKLQFIALDSQSTIRKVIDQVLARCEIDTRRFKIEMELNSIEAIKNAVQSGLGAAFVSTSAIAKELQMGVLHCAPIEGVVVKRTLWLIFNPNRYRSKAAEAFSQEILPQFATPGWNHNVLKLTQKNLMVNTLDAVIPNSTDED from the coding sequence ATGTCTGACCTTCCTTTCACTTTAGATCAGTTACGTATTCTCAAAGCGATCGCCCTAGAAGGGAGCTTCAAGCGCGCCGCTGATAGTCTTTATGTCTCTCAACCTGCTGTCAGTTTACAAGTACAAAACTTAGAACGGCAGCTAGATGTACCTTTATTTGACCGTGGAGGACGACGTGCTCAATTAACAGAAGCTGGACATTTACTTCTCAGTTACGGGGAAAAAATCCTGAGCCTGTGTCAAGAAACCTGTCGCGCTATTGAAGATTTGCAAAATCTCCAGGGCGGTACTTTGATTGTCGGTGCTTCTCAAACCACTGGTACCTATCTGCTACCGAAGATGATTGGGATGTTTAGACAAAAATATCCTGATGTGGCGGTACAATTACACGTCCATTCAACGCGGCGCACGGCTTGGAGTGTCGCTAACGGACAGGTGGATTTAGCGATTATTGGCGGTGAAATTCCTGGAGAATTAGCCGAGTCTCTGGAAATTCTCCCTTACGCCGAAGATGAACTGGTGCTGATATTACCTGTGTTTCATCCCTTAACCAAACTGGAAACTATTCAAAAAGATGACCTTTATAAACTCCAATTCATTGCTCTAGATTCCCAATCCACTATCCGCAAAGTTATTGACCAAGTGCTAGCACGCTGTGAGATTGATACTAGGCGGTTTAAAATCGAAATGGAATTAAATTCCATAGAAGCCATTAAGAATGCCGTGCAATCGGGTTTAGGGGCTGCTTTTGTTTCTACCTCCGCCATTGCCAAAGAGTTACAAATGGGTGTATTGCACTGTGCCCCGATTGAAGGGGTGGTTGTCAAGCGCACACTTTGGCTGATTTTTAATCCCAATCGCTATCGCTCTAAGGCAGCAGAGGCATTTAGTCAAGAAATCTTGCCCCAGTTTGCTACCCCTGGATGGAACCACAATGTGTTAAAATTGACACAAAAAAATTTAATGGTCAATACATTGGATGCAGTAATACCAAACTCCACTGACGAAGACTAA
- a CDS encoding serine/threonine-protein kinase, translating to MEVYCTRPRCPRPQNYFADLDDHTTLKTAQQKYCTACGMPLMLDGRYVPIKLLGRGGFGAAFLALDRRIPGMRQCVVKQFQPTGNLTSTQLHLAQQLFEREAEVLAHIGNEHDQIPDLFAFFPITVQGLQSGQQDQFFYLVQEYINGENLEEELVKKGRFSEQEIFEVLQEILKVLKFVHERGIIHRDIKPSNIMRRRDGKLFLLDFGAVKQVTNSPAAASTGIYSMGFAPPEQMAGNQVFPSTDLYALAVTVLTLLTGQEATKLFDGYSNQWIWRTLVNVQPRLAEILDKMLLPAANQRFQSAQEVLDALAGINTSKLTPPTQISPKSRTLPPLKSSPAAVSPSLPPVATFSTWELLAGAAFSGFEGALIAIAVFSLLNNLITTLSISALILGILIFAQTRRWIEKLDLLIIPGITFAIIFFLPLLRSELGIQQVVVLAVAAALVSIALTALFRLIYKLLSLIL from the coding sequence ATGGAAGTTTACTGCACTCGTCCACGCTGTCCACGTCCTCAAAACTATTTTGCGGATTTGGATGATCATACGACGCTCAAAACAGCACAACAAAAATACTGCACTGCTTGTGGAATGCCATTGATGCTAGATGGCCGCTATGTGCCCATCAAGTTGTTAGGCAGAGGCGGTTTCGGAGCAGCATTTTTGGCACTCGACCGCCGGATTCCTGGAATGCGTCAATGTGTAGTTAAGCAGTTTCAACCTACAGGGAATTTAACATCGACTCAACTGCATTTAGCACAACAGTTATTTGAAAGAGAAGCAGAAGTTTTAGCCCATATAGGCAACGAACACGACCAAATACCCGATTTATTTGCTTTTTTTCCAATTACAGTTCAAGGCTTGCAATCAGGACAGCAAGACCAGTTTTTTTATTTAGTACAAGAATATATTAATGGAGAGAATCTTGAAGAAGAATTAGTTAAAAAAGGTAGATTCTCTGAACAAGAAATTTTCGAGGTACTGCAAGAAATCCTCAAGGTACTGAAGTTTGTTCATGAACGAGGCATTATCCACAGAGATATTAAACCCTCTAACATTATGCGCCGTCGTGACGGCAAACTTTTTTTATTAGATTTTGGTGCAGTAAAGCAAGTAACTAATTCTCCAGCTGCTGCTTCCACAGGAATTTATTCTATGGGATTTGCACCACCTGAGCAGATGGCTGGAAATCAGGTTTTCCCCTCTACAGATTTATATGCTTTAGCTGTAACTGTTCTGACTTTGCTGACTGGTCAGGAAGCAACTAAGTTATTTGATGGCTATAGTAATCAGTGGATATGGCGCACGCTAGTCAATGTACAACCACGTCTAGCGGAGATTTTAGATAAGATGTTACTACCTGCTGCTAATCAACGCTTTCAGTCAGCGCAAGAAGTTTTAGATGCACTGGCTGGAATTAACACATCAAAGTTAACGCCACCAACACAAATTTCACCCAAATCGCGGACATTACCACCGCTCAAAAGTTCTCCTGCTGCTGTTTCACCATCGCTACCACCAGTAGCTACTTTTTCGACTTGGGAATTATTAGCAGGTGCAGCTTTTAGCGGATTTGAAGGTGCATTAATTGCGATCGCTGTTTTTAGTTTGTTAAATAACTTAATTACTACTCTCAGTATTTCTGCTTTGATTTTGGGGATACTAATTTTCGCCCAAACTAGAAGGTGGATTGAAAAATTAGATTTATTAATTATTCCCGGAATTACTTTTGCGATTATCTTTTTTCTGCCTTTATTACGCAGTGAACTTGGCATTCAGCAAGTAGTTGTATTAGCAGTTGCTGCTGCCTTAGTCAGTATTGCCTTAACAGCTTTATTTCGGTTGATTTACAAATTACTTTCCTTAATTCTGTAA
- a CDS encoding DNA adenine methylase encodes MARKELVITVNKGINSPFRYAGGKFYARKLILDFIPNHNSYVEPFAGGGSIFFAKNKVSGNWLNDIDDELINCYMIIRDNPELLIERLKDEKATKERHTYYKKEYKATNNIERATRWYYLNRTSYSGIMNMVNCYWGYGEKYSMRPENWSRNILRTSEKLQGVNITCSDFEKVISEVDDGSFIFIDPPYYNADQDKFYTHSFSKEDHVRLCNLLKKNSKRIKFLLTYDNTEDIREFYSWATGIHEMEWNYTINRTDDQKKTTKKTEKEKGSRYKGKEIFIINYNIKSIEDYEQLNIDYNSILQIL; translated from the coding sequence TTGGCACGAAAAGAGCTTGTGATTACAGTGAATAAAGGAATCAACTCACCATTTAGGTATGCAGGTGGAAAATTTTATGCACGTAAGTTAATACTCGATTTTATACCCAACCACAATAGTTATGTAGAACCTTTTGCAGGTGGGGGCTCAATCTTTTTTGCTAAAAATAAAGTTAGTGGTAATTGGCTCAATGATATAGATGATGAATTAATTAATTGTTATATGATAATTCGGGATAATCCCGAACTTTTAATTGAGCGTCTAAAAGATGAAAAAGCTACTAAAGAAAGACACACATATTATAAAAAAGAGTATAAAGCAACTAACAATATAGAAAGGGCTACTAGATGGTACTACCTAAATAGAACTTCATATTCAGGAATAATGAATATGGTGAATTGTTATTGGGGGTATGGAGAAAAGTATAGTATGAGACCTGAAAATTGGTCTCGTAATATACTTCGCACTTCTGAAAAACTTCAAGGTGTTAATATTACTTGCTCTGATTTTGAAAAAGTAATTTCAGAAGTAGATGATGGATCATTTATATTTATAGATCCACCATATTATAATGCCGATCAAGATAAGTTTTATACTCATTCTTTTAGCAAAGAAGACCACGTTAGACTCTGTAATTTACTAAAGAAAAATAGTAAAAGAATAAAGTTTTTACTTACTTATGATAATACAGAAGATATTAGAGAATTTTATAGTTGGGCAACAGGTATCCATGAAATGGAATGGAATTATACAATAAATAGAACTGATGACCAGAAAAAAACAACTAAAAAAACAGAAAAAGAAAAAGGTTCAAGATATAAAGGTAAAGAAATATTTATTATAAACTACAATATTAAAAGTATTGAAGATTACGAACAACTAAATATAGATTATAATTCAATACTACAAATTCTATAG
- the ndhD1 gene encoding photosynthetic/respiratory NAD(P)H-quinone oxidoreductase subunit D1: protein MNTANFPWLTTIILLPIAASLLIPIIPDKDGKTIRWYALIVGLIDFALIVYAFYTGYDFSNPDLQLVESYAWVPQLDLKWSVGADGLSMPLIILTGFITTLATLAAWPVTLKPRLFYFLLLAMYGGQIAVFAVQDMLLFFLVWELELIPVYLLLAIWGGKKRQYAATKFILYTAGGSLFILLGALTMAFYGDTVTFDMRSLALKDIALNFQLLLYGGFLIAYAVKLPIIPLHTWLPDAHGEATAPVHMLLAGILLKMGGYALIRMNAQMLPDAHAYFAPVLVILGVVNIIYAALTSFAQRNLKRKIAYSSISHMGFVTIGIASFTDLGLSGAVLQMVSHGLIGASLFFLVGATYDRTHTLMLDEMGGVGKRMRKIFAMFTTCSMASLALPGMSGFVAELMIFVGFATSDAYSSTFKVIVVFLMAVGVILTPIYLLSMLREIFYGQENEELVSHQALIDAEPREVFIIACLLVPIIGIGFYPKLLTQIYDSTTVQLTERLRDSVPTLAQQKELPKVSLAAPQIGN, encoded by the coding sequence ATGAATACAGCTAACTTCCCGTGGCTGACGACGATTATCTTGTTACCGATAGCCGCGTCGCTACTGATTCCCATCATCCCAGATAAGGACGGCAAAACCATACGCTGGTATGCCTTAATTGTGGGATTGATTGATTTTGCACTGATTGTTTACGCTTTTTATACAGGCTATGACTTCTCCAACCCCGATTTGCAGTTGGTGGAGAGTTACGCCTGGGTACCGCAATTGGATTTGAAATGGTCAGTCGGGGCTGATGGCTTATCTATGCCCCTGATTATTTTGACTGGATTCATTACCACCCTGGCGACCTTAGCAGCTTGGCCTGTGACACTTAAACCCAGGCTATTTTACTTTTTGCTATTGGCGATGTATGGCGGTCAAATCGCCGTGTTCGCCGTCCAGGATATGCTGTTGTTTTTCCTGGTGTGGGAACTGGAATTGATTCCGGTTTACCTACTGCTGGCGATTTGGGGTGGTAAAAAACGGCAATATGCAGCGACCAAATTTATTTTGTATACCGCCGGCGGTTCGCTGTTTATTTTACTGGGTGCTTTGACAATGGCCTTTTATGGCGATACAGTCACATTTGACATGCGATCGCTCGCTTTAAAAGACATCGCCCTCAATTTCCAACTTTTACTGTATGGCGGCTTCTTAATTGCCTACGCTGTTAAATTGCCTATTATCCCTCTGCACACCTGGCTACCAGATGCCCACGGTGAAGCGACAGCGCCAGTGCATATGTTGCTGGCAGGTATTCTGCTGAAAATGGGTGGTTACGCCTTAATTCGCATGAATGCTCAAATGCTGCCTGATGCCCATGCTTATTTTGCACCTGTGTTAGTGATTTTGGGGGTCGTAAATATCATCTACGCCGCCCTGACATCATTTGCCCAACGTAACCTGAAGCGAAAAATTGCCTACTCTTCAATTTCGCATATGGGATTTGTCACCATTGGTATTGCCTCTTTCACAGATTTAGGATTGAGTGGGGCAGTATTGCAAATGGTTTCTCATGGTTTAATCGGGGCAAGTTTATTCTTCCTCGTCGGTGCAACTTATGACCGCACACATACCCTCATGTTGGATGAAATGGGTGGTGTAGGTAAGAGAATGCGGAAGATTTTCGCCATGTTTACCACCTGTTCTATGGCTTCTTTAGCATTGCCAGGAATGAGCGGTTTCGTAGCAGAATTAATGATATTTGTTGGCTTTGCTACCAGCGATGCGTATAGCTCCACATTTAAAGTCATCGTGGTATTCTTGATGGCAGTTGGGGTGATTTTAACTCCAATTTATTTGCTCTCAATGTTACGCGAAATTTTCTACGGTCAAGAGAACGAAGAGTTAGTTTCTCACCAAGCATTGATTGATGCCGAACCTCGTGAAGTCTTTATCATTGCTTGTTTGTTAGTTCCAATAATTGGGATTGGTTTTTATCCGAAGCTGCTAACTCAAATTTATGACTCTACAACAGTGCAGCTAACAGAACGATTGCGCGATTCAGTACCAACATTAGCACAACAAAAAGAACTACCAAAGGTTTCTTTAGCTGCGCCACAAATTGGTAACTAA
- a CDS encoding NnrU family protein, whose translation MMLTSWLTPSHFVILGLQLVFAIAHSGGAALRPVAEKYIGPRLYRILFALVSLPLAVILIIYFFNHRYDGLQLWQVQDVPGVQILVWVLSAISFIFLYPATFNLLEIAAIQKPEVHLYETGIIRISRHPQMVGQIIWCVAHTLWLGTTFTLVTSIGLVLHHLFGVWHGDRRLTHRYGEAFEIVKQRTSIIPFLAIIDGRQSLKLQEFLRPAYLGVAIFVALLWWSHPLLLAATSKLTW comes from the coding sequence ATGATGCTGACTTCTTGGTTAACCCCCAGTCATTTTGTCATATTGGGGTTACAGTTAGTTTTTGCGATCGCGCACAGTGGTGGTGCTGCTTTACGGCCTGTGGCAGAAAAATACATTGGGCCAAGGCTTTATCGGATTTTATTTGCCTTAGTCAGCCTGCCTTTGGCTGTAATATTAATTATTTACTTTTTTAATCACCGTTATGATGGTTTGCAACTTTGGCAGGTGCAAGATGTACCTGGTGTACAAATTTTAGTTTGGGTGCTGTCGGCGATTTCTTTTATATTTTTATATCCTGCTACCTTCAATCTACTAGAAATTGCCGCCATCCAAAAGCCTGAGGTTCATCTTTACGAAACAGGAATTATTCGCATCTCCCGTCATCCCCAAATGGTAGGACAAATAATTTGGTGTGTTGCTCATACCCTCTGGTTAGGTACCACATTTACCCTAGTTACCTCAATTGGTTTGGTACTGCATCACTTATTTGGTGTTTGGCACGGGGATCGCCGCCTCACTCACCGCTATGGTGAAGCTTTTGAAATTGTCAAACAACGGACTTCAATTATTCCCTTTTTAGCAATTATTGACGGTCGCCAATCTCTGAAATTGCAAGAATTTCTCCGTCCTGCCTATTTAGGAGTAGCAATTTTTGTCGCATTGCTTTGGTGGTCGCACCCCCTGTTATTGGCAGCAACTAGTAAGTTAACATGGTAG
- a CDS encoding NAD(P)H-quinone oxidoreductase subunit 5, with protein sequence MEVIYQYAWLIPVLPLFGAMLVGLGLISLNQVTNRLRQLNAVVIISLMGAAMGLSFALLWSQIQGHPTYVRTLEWAAAGNFHLSMGYTIDHLTAVMLVIVTTVAFLVMVYTDGYMAHDPGYVRFYSYLSLFGSSMLGLVVSSNLVQVYIFWELVGMCSYLLVGFWYDRKSAADAAQKAFVTNRVGDFGLLLGILGLFWATGSFDFGVMGDRLGELVQSGSISNFLAVLFAILVFLGPVAKSAQFPLHVWLPDAMEGPTPISALIHAATMVAAGVFLVARMYPVFEHVPAAMNVIAFTGAFTAFLGATIAITQNDIKKGLAYSTISQLGYMVMAMGVGSYSAGLFHLMTHAYFKAMLFLGSGSVIHGMEGVVGHDPALAQDMRLMGGLRKYMPVTGITFLIGCLAISGVPPFAGFWSKDEILGKAFEANPFLWLIGWLTAGITAFYMFRMYFSTFEGKFRGTDEKIKDKLKKASTIILELESGEPAPTFGPGAMKKGELAATGGHHGDHDPHGHHSDTPHESPWTMTLPLAVLAVPSILIGLVGTPYANYFEEFIFPPTETLSEVLEKAAEFNPTEFYIMAGASVGISLIGITLASLMYLRGKIDPAAIAAKIKPLYELSLNKWYFDDIYHRVFVMGLRRVARQVMEVDFRVVDGAVNLTGFFTLVSGEGLKYLENGRAQFYALIIFGAVLGLVIFFGIT encoded by the coding sequence ATGGAAGTAATCTATCAATATGCCTGGCTGATTCCTGTATTGCCGCTTTTCGGGGCAATGCTGGTCGGTCTAGGATTAATTTCGTTAAATCAGGTGACAAACCGCCTGCGGCAGCTGAACGCTGTAGTGATTATCTCCTTAATGGGAGCAGCTATGGGGCTGTCGTTTGCCTTGCTGTGGAGTCAAATTCAAGGACATCCAACTTATGTCCGTACCCTAGAATGGGCAGCAGCAGGCAATTTTCACCTGAGTATGGGCTACACAATCGACCACCTAACAGCTGTGATGCTGGTGATTGTGACCACGGTAGCTTTTTTAGTCATGGTTTATACCGATGGCTACATGGCTCATGACCCAGGATATGTCAGGTTTTATTCCTATCTCAGTTTATTTGGCTCCTCAATGTTGGGACTGGTAGTCAGTTCCAACCTTGTACAGGTATATATATTCTGGGAACTGGTGGGGATGTGTTCTTACTTGTTGGTCGGCTTTTGGTACGATCGCAAGTCAGCAGCAGATGCAGCCCAAAAAGCATTTGTAACTAACCGTGTGGGAGACTTCGGTCTCTTACTTGGTATTTTGGGGCTATTTTGGGCCACAGGCAGCTTTGATTTTGGTGTCATGGGCGATCGTCTAGGCGAACTTGTACAATCAGGTTCTATCAGCAATTTTCTGGCTGTCCTGTTTGCGATTTTAGTTTTCCTCGGCCCGGTGGCAAAATCAGCGCAATTTCCTCTCCATGTCTGGCTACCGGATGCGATGGAAGGCCCCACCCCCATTTCCGCCTTAATCCATGCCGCCACAATGGTGGCGGCTGGGGTGTTCTTGGTTGCGCGCATGTACCCCGTTTTTGAACATGTGCCCGCAGCCATGAACGTCATTGCCTTTACAGGGGCATTTACGGCATTTTTAGGGGCGACAATCGCTATTACCCAAAATGACATCAAAAAGGGTTTAGCTTACTCCACCATCTCCCAGTTGGGTTATATGGTGATGGCGATGGGAGTAGGTTCCTACAGCGCCGGATTATTCCACCTTATGACCCACGCTTATTTCAAGGCGATGCTGTTCTTGGGTTCCGGTTCCGTGATTCACGGTATGGAAGGAGTCGTAGGTCATGACCCCGCATTAGCTCAAGATATGCGTTTAATGGGCGGATTGCGTAAGTATATGCCAGTGACCGGCATTACCTTCTTAATTGGTTGCTTGGCAATTTCTGGTGTTCCCCCCTTCGCTGGTTTCTGGTCAAAAGATGAAATTCTCGGCAAGGCTTTTGAAGCTAACCCATTTTTATGGCTTATTGGCTGGCTAACTGCTGGGATTACCGCTTTTTATATGTTTAGAATGTATTTCTCGACATTTGAAGGCAAATTCCGGGGTACTGACGAGAAAATCAAAGACAAGCTCAAAAAAGCTTCGACCATTATCTTGGAATTAGAATCAGGCGAACCAGCCCCGACTTTTGGGCCTGGGGCAATGAAAAAAGGTGAATTAGCTGCAACTGGTGGACATCATGGCGACCATGACCCCCACGGTCACCACAGTGATACTCCCCACGAGTCGCCTTGGACAATGACCCTACCTTTGGCAGTTTTAGCCGTACCTTCGATTTTGATTGGTTTGGTAGGCACACCATACGCCAACTACTTCGAGGAATTCATATTCCCACCCACCGAAACTTTAAGCGAAGTTTTGGAAAAAGCTGCCGAGTTTAATCCGACGGAATTTTACATTATGGCAGGGGCCTCTGTAGGTATTTCCTTGATTGGGATTACCTTGGCTTCCTTGATGTATTTGCGCGGTAAAATCGATCCAGCTGCGATCGCGGCGAAAATCAAACCACTGTATGAGCTTTCCCTTAACAAGTGGTACTTTGATGACATTTACCATCGCGTCTTCGTTATGGGCTTGCGTCGCGTAGCTAGACAAGTCATGGAAGTTGATTTCCGAGTTGTGGATGGTGCTGTTAACCTTACGGGCTTTTTCACCCTTGTCAGTGGTGAAGGGTTGAAATACTTGGAAAATGGACGCGCACAATTCTATGCCTTGATTATCTTTGGGGCAGTATTGGGTTTAGTGATTTTCTTTGGTATTACCTAA
- a CDS encoding PstS family phosphate ABC transporter substrate-binding protein, whose protein sequence is MSPRNGTNETGVLVLALTITLGLVGVVFWWLANNSGVIESFTNNPSRQVFQPQNDIAQTKNPLPSGLFSYGGSTTWAPIRKEVEPEMQKLWPKFQLRYTDPTTGAPGSGTGIKMLLDNQLAFSQSSRSLKDEEYQKAQQRGFKLKEIPVAIDGIAIAVHPSLKIPGLTLAQLKDIYTGKLTNWRQVNGPNLPITAYSRRLEEGGTIEFFDQNIMAGEKFATNVKFIATTTQALKEVAKNPGAIYYASAPEVVGQCSVQPLPLGRTSDQLIPPYKEPFIPLENCPQKRNQINATGFQKAEYPITRRLFVIVKQNGQSDQQAGEAYANWLLTPQGQELIAKAGFVRIR, encoded by the coding sequence ATGTCGCCACGGAATGGAACAAATGAAACTGGTGTTTTGGTTTTAGCTTTGACCATCACACTAGGGTTAGTGGGTGTTGTATTTTGGTGGTTGGCTAATAACTCTGGTGTAATTGAGAGTTTTACTAATAATCCATCCCGCCAAGTTTTTCAGCCGCAGAATGACATTGCTCAAACAAAAAATCCTCTTCCTTCAGGATTATTTAGTTATGGAGGAAGTACTACTTGGGCCCCCATTCGCAAAGAAGTAGAACCAGAAATGCAAAAGCTATGGCCCAAGTTTCAATTACGTTACACAGATCCTACAACTGGTGCGCCTGGATCTGGTACGGGGATTAAAATGCTGTTGGATAACCAACTGGCTTTTTCTCAATCATCTCGCTCTTTAAAAGACGAGGAATATCAGAAGGCTCAACAAAGAGGGTTTAAACTCAAAGAAATTCCAGTAGCAATTGATGGGATTGCGATCGCAGTTCATCCGAGCCTCAAAATTCCTGGTTTAACTCTGGCACAGCTTAAGGATATATATACGGGCAAACTGACTAACTGGCGACAGGTGAATGGCCCTAATTTACCTATTACAGCTTACTCTCGCCGTTTAGAAGAGGGAGGCACTATCGAATTTTTCGATCAAAATATTATGGCAGGTGAAAAATTTGCTACCAATGTCAAGTTTATCGCCACTACAACTCAAGCTTTAAAAGAAGTCGCCAAGAATCCTGGCGCAATTTATTATGCTTCTGCTCCGGAAGTAGTTGGACAATGTAGCGTTCAACCTTTACCCCTGGGACGGACATCAGATCAACTCATTCCACCTTACAAAGAACCTTTTATTCCTCTAGAAAATTGTCCGCAAAAGCGTAACCAGATAAATGCAACTGGCTTTCAAAAAGCTGAATACCCGATTACTAGGCGGTTATTTGTAATTGTGAAACAAAATGGACAAAGCGATCAACAAGCTGGAGAAGCTTATGCTAATTGGCTGCTGACACCTCAAGGTCAAGAATTAATTGCTAAAGCCGGATTTGTCAGAATTCGCTAA
- a CDS encoding PstS family phosphate ABC transporter substrate-binding protein, with amino-acid sequence MSQKNETPILVLSLLITVGLVAGGFWWFTRNNNFKLNQSISKNTNQPQATTEKPSGKTFATVQDVPTGLFNYGGSTSWAPIRLTVDSAITATKPEFRLRYVEPSNAAPGSGTGIQSLIDGQLAFAQSSRPLLDQELSRAQQRGFSLNQIPVAIDGLAVAVNANLNIPGLTLDQLKSIYTGKINNWSQVGGPNLPIKPYSRRINDGGTVELFVQDILGGQSFGSQVEFISTTTQALQKLAVSPGGIYYASAPEVVTQCSIRPLPLGRTQGAYVPPYQEPFVLPTECPGKRNKLNIEAFQSGKYPITRNLFVVVKQTGQTEQQAGVAYANLLLTEQGQELITQTGFVRIR; translated from the coding sequence ATGTCTCAAAAAAATGAAACACCTATTCTGGTTTTATCTCTATTAATTACCGTTGGGTTAGTAGCTGGGGGTTTTTGGTGGTTTACCAGAAATAATAATTTTAAGCTTAATCAAAGTATTTCTAAAAATACAAATCAGCCCCAAGCGACAACAGAAAAACCTAGTGGCAAAACTTTTGCTACTGTTCAAGATGTCCCTACAGGATTATTTAACTATGGAGGCAGTACATCTTGGGCACCGATTCGGCTGACGGTTGACTCAGCAATTACAGCTACCAAACCTGAGTTTCGCTTGCGTTATGTAGAGCCTAGCAATGCAGCTCCTGGTTCTGGTACTGGTATACAGTCACTTATAGATGGTCAACTAGCTTTTGCTCAATCCTCTAGACCACTTCTAGATCAAGAGTTAAGCCGTGCCCAGCAACGTGGTTTTAGCCTCAATCAAATTCCCGTAGCTATTGATGGATTAGCTGTAGCAGTTAATGCCAACCTCAATATACCAGGTCTGACTTTAGACCAATTGAAATCTATTTACACAGGTAAGATTAACAATTGGAGCCAGGTTGGGGGGCCAAATCTTCCCATTAAGCCTTACTCTCGCCGCATCAATGATGGCGGGACAGTAGAGCTTTTTGTCCAAGACATCTTGGGTGGTCAATCTTTCGGATCGCAGGTGGAATTTATCTCCACAACCACCCAAGCCTTACAAAAATTGGCTGTTAGTCCTGGCGGTATCTATTACGCTTCTGCCCCAGAGGTGGTTACTCAATGCTCAATTAGACCCTTGCCGTTGGGGCGGACGCAAGGGGCATACGTTCCTCCTTACCAAGAACCATTTGTCCTCCCGACTGAATGTCCTGGTAAACGAAACAAATTGAACATTGAGGCTTTCCAATCCGGAAAATACCCGATTACACGCAATCTGTTTGTGGTGGTCAAACAGACTGGTCAAACCGAGCAGCAAGCAGGTGTTGCTTATGCCAACTTACTTCTAACTGAGCAGGGGCAGGAATTGATTACCCAAACGGGGTTTGTCAGAATTCGCTGA
- a CDS encoding thioredoxin family protein, translating to MVLSVSERTFTQEVLESPIPVLVNFEAPWCGLCRIIHPLLLQFQDECQEQIKLVGVNADQNFKLSTTYRLKSLPTLLLIENGTIQHRLEGFRGRDDLRRALAEIKVSYSDRSVNYNSPTTVDLGCR from the coding sequence ATGGTGTTGTCGGTTAGTGAGCGGACATTTACTCAAGAAGTTTTAGAATCTCCAATTCCGGTTTTAGTAAATTTTGAAGCACCCTGGTGTGGCTTGTGCCGCATTATCCACCCCTTGTTATTGCAATTTCAAGACGAATGCCAGGAGCAAATAAAATTAGTTGGTGTGAACGCTGACCAAAATTTTAAACTTTCTACCACTTATCGCTTAAAGTCACTGCCCACTTTATTGTTGATTGAAAATGGCACCATCCAGCATCGTCTTGAGGGTTTTCGTGGCAGAGACGATTTACGTCGAGCGCTAGCAGAAATTAAAGTGAGCTATAGCGATCGCTCTGTAAACTACAATAGCCCCACAACTGTAGACTTAGGTTGTCGCTAA